One Ananas comosus cultivar F153 linkage group 1, ASM154086v1, whole genome shotgun sequence DNA window includes the following coding sequences:
- the LOC109719396 gene encoding uncharacterized protein LOC109719396, with protein MVVRESQPSIRKAPEPMLAIERPWIAEGLPSPTSPLERDARSPRGWRNRDSDGVGLAIVAALDRLCGAGASSSAAAAAAPIAIGASAAPRSRRNRGRFEVAESGGCGGACSASACGFKERSDGDGNGDGGAEFSLLDFLSCCYLCRKRLHGKDIYIYKGEKAFCSMECRYRHIASEECQESFVGSDRVRRKSAAQEIASTPPQRCSGGPLFFTGVVVA; from the exons ATGGTGGTGAGGGAATCTCAGCCGTCCATCCGGAAGGCACCGGAGCCGATGCTGGCGATCGAGCGGCCATGGATCGCCGAGGGGCTCCCGAGCCCCACGAGCCCGCTGGAGCGCGACGCGCGCTCGCCGCGGGGGTGGCGCAACCGCGACTCCGACGGGGTCGGGCTTGCGATCGTCGCCGCGCTCGACCGTCTCTGCGGCGCCGGAGCGTCGagctcggccgcggcggcggcggcgccgatcGCGATCGGGGCCAGCGCCGCGCCGAGGAGCAGAAGGAACCGGGGCCGGTTCGAGGTGGCGGAGTCGGGGGGCTGCGGCGGCGCGTGCTCGGCGAGCGCGTGCGGGTTCAAGGAGAGGAGCGACGGCGACGGcaacggcgacggcggcgccgaGTTTTCCCTCTTGGATTTCTTGAGCTGCTGCTACTTGTGTCGGAAGAGGCTCCACGGAAAGGATATTTACATCTACAA AGGAGAGAAGGCGTTCTGCAGCATGGAGTGCAGGTACCGGCACATCGCGAGTGAGGAATGCCAGGAGAGCTTTGTTGGGTCCGACCGGGTGCGGCGGAAGTCGGCCGCGCAGGAAATCGCGTCGACCCCGCCCCAGCGGTGCTCTGGCGGGCCCCTCTTCTTCACCGGCGTCGTCGTGGCGTGA